One genomic window of Deltaproteobacteria bacterium includes the following:
- a CDS encoding mandelate racemase/muconate lactonizing enzyme family protein — translation MEITKAESYVLQVPLNQPIADGMQAMNYFELVGINIHVDEGIRGIGYTLTVGAGGSVIQKVIDDLFIEALIGKDPYNVKEIWWDLYYGRAHWIGRAGAVTMAQAAVDIALWDIIAKKAERPLWQVLGGCRSTDLPAYITAAGWLNFTEEELIQRMKRALDSGYTDFKMKVGKPDPREDYHRVKAVREALGDEVTLMIDVNQAWDFNTACVWGQRLEEFNLVWLEEPLHPDDIKAHRLLREKVNIPIALGEHVYTTQAFRDYIEQEAVDILQVDVTRIGGITPWMEVAAMANVNNIRVCPHAGDLGQVHQHLIRAIPNSWFLEGGGWWTRMFKDQVEIKEGMNLTPLNPGASTEFDEEYFEKNRVS, via the coding sequence ATGGAAATTACCAAGGCAGAAAGCTATGTTTTGCAAGTGCCTCTCAATCAACCTATCGCCGACGGTATGCAGGCTATGAATTATTTTGAACTTGTAGGCATTAATATTCATGTGGATGAAGGGATCAGGGGTATAGGCTATACACTGACCGTGGGCGCGGGCGGGAGTGTGATCCAGAAGGTGATTGATGACCTGTTTATTGAGGCGCTCATTGGCAAGGACCCATACAATGTCAAAGAGATTTGGTGGGACCTGTACTACGGCCGGGCGCACTGGATCGGCCGGGCCGGTGCGGTCACCATGGCTCAGGCCGCGGTGGATATTGCGTTATGGGATATAATCGCTAAAAAGGCGGAGCGGCCGCTCTGGCAGGTCCTGGGCGGATGCCGGTCCACGGACCTCCCTGCCTACATCACCGCCGCCGGGTGGCTGAATTTCACCGAGGAAGAGTTAATCCAGCGTATGAAAAGGGCGCTCGATAGCGGATATACCGACTTTAAAATGAAAGTTGGGAAACCCGACCCCAGGGAAGATTATCACCGTGTCAAAGCGGTCCGGGAGGCTCTCGGCGACGAGGTCACCCTGATGATTGATGTGAACCAGGCTTGGGATTTTAATACCGCCTGCGTTTGGGGGCAAAGGCTGGAAGAGTTTAACCTTGTCTGGCTGGAAGAACCCCTGCATCCGGATGACATCAAAGCGCACCGGCTGCTCAGGGAGAAAGTTAATATTCCCATTGCACTTGGGGAACATGTCTATACTACCCAGGCTTTCCGAGATTATATAGAACAGGAGGCCGTGGATATACTGCAGGTTGACGTCACCAGAATCGGGGGTATCACCCCCTGGATGGAGGTGGCCGCAATGGCTAATGTCAACAACATCCGCGTCTGTCCCCATGCCGGTGATTTGGGCCAGGTCCATCAGCACCTCATCCGGGCCATTCCTAATAGCTGGTTTCTCGAAGGAGGCGGCTGGTGGACCAGGATGTTTAAAGATCAGGTCGAAATCAAGGAAGGCATGAACCTGACACCTTTAAACCCCGGGGCCTCCACGGAATTCGATGAAGAATACTTTGAAAAAAACAGGGTTTCATGA
- a CDS encoding SDR family oxidoreductase, protein MSRRLEGKTALITGSTSGIGKGIALEFACQGARVVVNGRRKNLGEEVVAEIKSNGGEASFYQADVSQQDQIEAMARFVGETYGGLDILVNNAALTGAGRAGRIGDPPGELWKGTSEELWDELYRVGLRGPCLCSKYLMPYLIKSGQGSIINISSITALRGFAMDAYSMVKGGLISLSISMAVSYARDRVRVNCICPGFILVERIMDDTDPNKKFAPFVRQSLTRLGRPQDIAYTAVYLASNESEYVTGAVFNIDGGLAAKGLYSIPGAETA, encoded by the coding sequence ATGTCCCGTCGTCTTGAAGGTAAAACCGCCCTCATTACCGGCTCTACCTCAGGCATCGGTAAGGGGATAGCCCTTGAGTTCGCTTGCCAGGGTGCGCGGGTCGTGGTCAACGGCCGTCGCAAGAATCTGGGCGAGGAGGTCGTGGCTGAAATCAAGTCAAACGGCGGCGAAGCCTCTTTTTACCAGGCCGATGTCTCTCAGCAGGACCAGATCGAAGCTATGGCTCGCTTTGTGGGTGAAACGTACGGCGGGCTCGATATCCTGGTGAACAACGCCGCTCTCACCGGGGCGGGTCGAGCCGGTCGAATCGGCGACCCTCCGGGAGAATTGTGGAAAGGCACCTCTGAGGAGTTATGGGATGAGTTGTACCGGGTCGGCTTACGCGGCCCTTGCTTGTGTTCAAAATATTTAATGCCTTATCTGATTAAGAGCGGCCAGGGTTCGATCATTAACATCTCCTCTATCACGGCCCTGCGCGGGTTTGCCATGGACGCCTACTCCATGGTCAAAGGAGGCCTTATCAGCTTGAGCATCTCTATGGCCGTTAGCTATGCCCGCGACCGTGTCAGGGTGAACTGTATCTGTCCGGGCTTTATCCTGGTTGAGCGAATAATGGATGACACCGATCCAAACAAAAAATTCGCACCCTTTGTCCGGCAGAGCCTGACCCGGCTGGGCAGACCCCAGGACATCGCCTACACCGCCGTTTATCTGGCTTCTAATGAATCGGAATATGTAACCGGAGCCGTGTTTAACATTGATGGCGGGCTGGCGGCCAAAGGTTTATATAGCATCCCCGGGGCTGAAACTGCTTAG